AATAACAATCTATTATTTCATCGCTTCCTTCACAACATCTTGAATCATAACAACTTCTGTTTTCATATCAACAGATGGTGCTTCTTCATCAATACATTCATACCAAAACGCTAAATGCTTTTTATCAATTTCATGATGCGAATTTTCGACAAAAATACCACCTTTTCCTTGCACAGAATACCAATATAAGTACTCTTCTCCATCTCTTATTTCCCGGAAAATTGTCTCAACGTACATTTTTTCGTCGTTTAGTGTCAACAGCACTTCTTTCATATTGTCATTCAGAAGCTGCATCCATTCATCTACACGACGACTTTTACCTTGTTTCACTTTGAATCTCGTTAACTCCACATTCATTTTTATTCCCCCGTTTTCTTACGTACAAGCAATCTATATTCTATTGGATGATAAAAACTTAATTTACTAGCTAATTTTTGCGAAGGAATATTGTCTACATAACAATCCCAGCACGGTGTAATATTATTTTTCATACAATGTTCAATGAACCGCATTGCAACAGCTTGGGCTAATCCTTTCCCTTGATATGCTTCATGCGTTACAATATCAATTTCAGCAAATCCATTCCCGTTAAATATCGAAACACATTCCGCTACAATTATCCCATCTTGTTCTATACAGAATCCAAAGCCATTATTTAAAAACACTTTAGTTGATCCCCAATATTCTTTATAATATTCCTCTGTAAATTCATTGCTTTGTGCTATATCTTTTCTATCAATACGCTTCACTTCATATGTATTTATGTTACAATCTTGTTTTTTCTCTTCAAAGGTTATGCTTTGAAATTTCATTCGCGGAATGTTCCGAAGTATATTACTAAATCGCCCTTCTATCATCATTTCCCACTCTTCACTTGAAGTAAAGAGTGTAAATCTCTTCTCTGTTTTTTCAATAGC
This genomic interval from Bacillus thuringiensis contains the following:
- a CDS encoding DUF6176 family protein, producing the protein MNVELTRFKVKQGKSRRVDEWMQLLNDNMKEVLLTLNDEKMYVETIFREIRDGEEYLYWYSVQGKGGIFVENSHHEIDKKHLAFWYECIDEEAPSVDMKTEVVMIQDVVKEAMK
- a CDS encoding GNAT family N-acetyltransferase: MKKLSVAEYRKILPILESHTKTTTFAYAVCDQMIDGEVFTNGQLTAGLIITGNGIYYLFGDTDDHKYNENLFAYLKMAIEKTEKRFTLFTSSEEWEMMIEGRFSNILRNIPRMKFQSITFEEKKQDCNINTYEVKRIDRKDIAQSNEFTEEYYKEYWGSTKVFLNNGFGFCIEQDGIIVAECVSIFNGNGFAEIDIVTHEAYQGKGLAQAVAMRFIEHCMKNNITPCWDCYVDNIPSQKLASKLSFYHPIEYRLLVRKKTGE